In Acinonyx jubatus isolate Ajub_Pintada_27869175 chromosome B3, VMU_Ajub_asm_v1.0, whole genome shotgun sequence, a genomic segment contains:
- the SCAMP5 gene encoding secretory carrier-associated membrane protein 5, with protein MAEKVNNFPPLPKFIPLKPCFYQDFEADIPPQHLSMTKRLYYLWMLNSVTLAVNLVGCLAWLIGGGGATNFGLAFLWLILFTPCSYVCWFRPIYKAFKTDSSFSFMAFFFTFMAQLVISIIQAVGIPGWGVCGWIATISFFGTNVGSAVVMLIPTIMFTVVAVFSFIALSMVHKFYRGSGGSFSKAQEEWTTGAWKNPHVQQAAQNAAMGAAQGAMNQPQTQYSATPNYTYSNEM; from the exons ATGGCAG AGAAAGTGAACAACTTCCCACCATTGCCCAAATTCATCCCCTTGAAGCCATGTTTCTACCAAGACTTTGAGGCAGACATTCCTCCCCAGCATCTCAGCATGACCAAGCGCCTCTACTACCTCTGGATGT TGAACAGCGTCACGCTGGCCGTGAACCTGGTGGGCTGTCTCGCGTGGCTGATCGGAGGCGGGGGAGCCACCAACTTTGGCCTGGCCTTTCTCTGGCTCATCCTCTTCACACCCTGCTCCTACGTCTGCTGGTTTCGGCCCATTTACAAGGCCTTCAA GACTGACAGCTCCTTCAGCTTCATGGCATTCTTCTTTACCTTCATGGCCCAGCTGGTCATCAGCATCATCCAGGCTGTGGGCATCCCAGGCTGGGGAGTCTG CGGCTGGATCGCCACCATCTCCTTCTTCGGAACAAACGTTGGCTCAGCAGTGGTGATGCTCATTCCCACCATCATGTTCACGGTTGTGGCTGTGTTTTCCTTCATCGCTCTCAGCATG GTTCATAAATTCTACCGGGGCAGTGGGGGGAGTTTCAGCAAAGCTCAGGAGGAGTGGACCACGGGGGCATGGAAGAACCCACACGTGCAGCAGGCGGCCCAGAATGCAGCCATGGGGGCGGCCCAGGGTGCCATGAATCAGCCGCAGACTCAGTATTCCGCCACCCCCAACTACACATACTCCAATGAGATGTGA